GCGGCGCAGCCCCTGGTGGTGGAGCTCGCCAGCTCCGCCTACGTCGAGGGCTACGTGCTGAGCGCGGCGGGCCAGGGCGCGGACAGCGCGCTCGTCGTCGCGGCGGGCGGCGAGGAGCCCCAACAGACGATGACGGGGCCCTCGGGCTCGTTCTCGCTCGAGGTGGTGCCGGGCACGCTCTCCCTGTCGGCGCGCAAGGGCTCGCTCACGGGCCAGCTGCCGAAGCCGCTGACGATCGCGGCGGGGGCGACGGTGAAGGACGTGAAGCTGGTGCTCTCCGACGCGTGCCGGCTCAGCGGGGTGGTGCGGCGCAAGAGCGATGGCCTCCCGGTGCCTGGGGCCTTGGTGGATCTCACCCCTCATGGCGCGGTGGGGCAGTCCGGCCAGTCGGTGACAGGGGAGGGGGGGCAGTACCAGGTGGAGGCGCCGTGTGGCACCCACGACGTGACGGTGCGAGCCCTCGGGCACGCCGAGCGGAGCCAGCGCGGGCTGGTCCTCCGCGAAGGAGCGCGCTCCGAGCGGGACTTCGAGCTCGAGGAGTCCGGCACCATCACCGGGAAGGTGCGGCGGGAGAGCGGAGAGCCGGTGGCCGGCGCGAAGGTGTCATTCGGCTCGCACCCAGGCTTTCCGAGCGAGGACGTCGCTCCGGCGCTCACCGGCGAGGACGGCAGGTACGTGCTGGAGGAGGTTCCTCCAGGCCAGGGCGTGGTCGAGGTGCGGCCTCCCGGGCTGGATGCCGGGCCCAGCCAGCGCGTGAAGGTGCCCGGAGGCGAGGTGACGCGCGCGGACTTCACCGTGCCGGGGGACGTCGTCCTGCTGAAGGGGCGGGTGCTCGAGGCGAGCGGCGAGCTGGTGGGCAAGCGCGTGGACATCTCCGCCTCCACCTCCGGGCTGGCGTCCCGCTCCCAGTCGGCGACTGACGGCACCTTCGAGCTGTCGCTGCCGCCGGGCGACTGGAAGGTGATGGCCTTCGATGGAAGTCGTGAGAGCAAGCAGGTGCAGGTCTCCCTGAGGCCCCCCGGCCCCGCCGAGGTGGTGCTGCCGCTCGAGTCGCTGGGCGAGGGGATTGCGGTGCGGGTGGTCGAGGCCGACGGCACTCCCAGCCCGAAGGCGAAGGTGGTGTTTCGCGGGGGCCCGAAGAACCAGATCTTCTTCGGCCTCTACGCCGATGCGGAGGGCGAGGGCCTCTACAACCCGAAGCTGTGGCCCGCTCCGAGCGAGCGCTTCACCGCCGTGGCCTACCAGGGGCTGCACAGCGGCTCGGTGGAGACGAGCGTCAAGGCCACCTCCATCGTGGTGCCGCTGGCGGCGCCCGCGTCCATCGAGGGGTGGGTGCGCTCGGCCTCCAGCAAGCCGGTGACGCGGTTCACGCTGCACGTGCCCATCAACGAGTGGATGGGCGTGGAGCGGCTCGAGTTCTTTGGAGATCGCTTCGTCGTCGAGGAGGTGCCCGCGGGCAAGTGGAAGCTGAAGGCCGTGACGCCCGACGGAACCTCAGGGGAGAAGGAGATCGAGGCGGTGCCGGGCCAGCGCACGCAGGTCCAGCTCGAGCTCCAGAAGGGCGCGTCGATCCGGCTGCGGATCGTCGACGCCGCCACCGGCGCACCGCTCCAGGGGTGGGCGCAGCTCGACGGGAGCGCCGAGTATCACGAGACGGTCGACGGCGTGGCCGCCTGGAGCGACGTGGCTCCGGGCCGGCACCTGCTGCGGATCGGCTCGGGGCTTCGGCAGCGCGTGGAGCGGGACATCGAGGTGAGGGTGGGACAGCAGCTCGACCTGGGGGATGTGCGGCTGGTGGAGGGAGAACGGCCCGGCGGGCTGGGCGCGCGCTTCGCCTGGGCACCCACGGGCGTGGAGGTGAGCTGGGTGCTGCCCGAGGGCCCCGCGCAGCAGGCGGGCCTCCGCCCGGGAGACATCGTGGTCGCCTGTGAGCAGGCCACCATTCTTTCGCTGGCGGATCTGGCGCCCTTCGAGCAGGGCACGCCGGGCGCGCCAGTGAGGTTCCAGGTCCGCCGTGGCCCTCGGACGCTCGAGCTGACCCTCGTCCGCGCGAAGTAGGCGCGGCTACCCGTACTTGGACTCCCAGGTGAACACGCCGCTGTCGCGCTCGGCCAGGGGCGCGAGGAAGTCGCGGTACTGATCGAAGCGCGGCTCCAGGTGCTCGTCCGCGAAGCGCTCGAGCTGCGCCGCAGTGGGGATGAGGCTCCCCTTGGGCAGCGTGAGGCGGAGGTAGGCTCGGAACCGCCGCAGCGCCCGGGAGAAGTCCGGCGGACGCACCGGACGCTGCTGCAGCTTGTCCATGAGCGCCCGGGCCCGGATGAAGCCGAGCGAGGCGAACGGATCATCCAGGTACTGGTTCAGCCATGCTCCATAGAGCGAGCCCTCCCACGAGGAGGAGAAGCCGCGCAGCAGCGACACGCCCTGCAGCCAGCCCATGAAGGGCTGTGGGAGCGCGGGGATGCAGAACTGCTCTCCGCCCCGAGGATCCGGCGTGCACGCGGAGATGAGCTTCTGCGTCCAGCGCAGCGAGTCCGCGCGTCGGTCCGGGCTCACCGCCGAGGCGTCGATGTTGATGGAGACGACCTCGCCCGTGTGGCGCTTGAGGAAGTTCTCCAGCGGCGCGGAGATGCCGTAGGTCCGCGCCGCGGGCAGCAGCCGCAGCAGCTCCTCCACGCGAGCGGGCAGCGCCTCCTGCGCGAAGTACCAGTACCTGGACCAGGCACGTTCGAGGATGTCACGCTTCGAGGGCTTGCTGGAGACGTCTCTACCCTCGTTGGCCTGTTCGCTCATGCGGAGGATCACCCGGGCCTGCGCGCGTGTCCCGCGAAGGCCGGCGGCAGCATGTCATGGGGCGCGGCGGGCGGGAACCAGGACGAACGCTCTTCTCGGGGGCCTGGAATGATCGACCGGAAGGGAACGGAGCCAGCAAGCGACGCGCGCGCAGGATCGGAGCCCGTGT
This DNA window, taken from Hyalangium gracile, encodes the following:
- a CDS encoding carboxypeptidase regulatory-like domain-containing protein, whose protein sequence is MRRAIAGGVLLIAVGWALWWFTRRPEATTSTAPTPSAERVEVARPMPVGDGKGAAARPGAPRETLPIEAPMQEQEGVLELSVRGQSGPVPGAAVSLFLRGAEDPSTREPSWRLAGRGESDAQGNLRLPARPGSYLVRATASGFGAGTLAVRRPAGEAVTRATLALQAPLRLEGRVVEKESGNGLAGAELLLTLGGSFRQRAQAPAELRHTTVADVKGQFRFEQLAPGRYELIATAPSRAARRLADVQVPAAQPLVVELASSAYVEGYVLSAAGQGADSALVVAAGGEEPQQTMTGPSGSFSLEVVPGTLSLSARKGSLTGQLPKPLTIAAGATVKDVKLVLSDACRLSGVVRRKSDGLPVPGALVDLTPHGAVGQSGQSVTGEGGQYQVEAPCGTHDVTVRALGHAERSQRGLVLREGARSERDFELEESGTITGKVRRESGEPVAGAKVSFGSHPGFPSEDVAPALTGEDGRYVLEEVPPGQGVVEVRPPGLDAGPSQRVKVPGGEVTRADFTVPGDVVLLKGRVLEASGELVGKRVDISASTSGLASRSQSATDGTFELSLPPGDWKVMAFDGSRESKQVQVSLRPPGPAEVVLPLESLGEGIAVRVVEADGTPSPKAKVVFRGGPKNQIFFGLYADAEGEGLYNPKLWPAPSERFTAVAYQGLHSGSVETSVKATSIVVPLAAPASIEGWVRSASSKPVTRFTLHVPINEWMGVERLEFFGDRFVVEEVPAGKWKLKAVTPDGTSGEKEIEAVPGQRTQVQLELQKGASIRLRIVDAATGAPLQGWAQLDGSAEYHETVDGVAAWSDVAPGRHLLRIGSGLRQRVERDIEVRVGQQLDLGDVRLVEGERPGGLGARFAWAPTGVEVSWVLPEGPAQQAGLRPGDIVVACEQATILSLADLAPFEQGTPGAPVRFQVRRGPRTLELTLVRAK